The following are encoded in a window of Ensifer adhaerens genomic DNA:
- a CDS encoding mandelate racemase/muconate lactonizing enzyme family protein has protein sequence MKIVAVRTHLLEHRLAVPFESASMRFDRRAHVLVEIECDDGTIGWGECLGPARPNAAVVAAYTPWLIGQDPRQTEKLWAILYNALRDQGQRGLAITALSGIDIALWDIKGKHYRASVSMLLGGRWRESVRAYATGSFKRDGVDRVSDNALEMAERRAQGFHACKIKIGFGIEEDLRVIRAVREAIGDEMRLMIDANHGYTVTEAIRLGKAAADYDIDWFEEPVVPEQLSAYRAVRAGQPIPVAGGETWHGRYGMWPAIESRAVDILQPDLCGCGGFSEMAKITSLATLHGVGIVPHVWGTGVHIAAALQFMAAMTPDPVRVNPIEPILEFDRTENPFRQAVLKAPIEAVDGVVAIPDAPGLGIEIDRDALARFKMPET, from the coding sequence ATGAAGATCGTCGCCGTCCGCACCCACCTTCTCGAACATCGGCTGGCCGTGCCGTTCGAAAGCGCCTCCATGCGTTTTGACCGTCGCGCCCATGTGCTGGTCGAGATCGAGTGCGACGACGGCACGATCGGCTGGGGCGAGTGCCTCGGCCCGGCGCGGCCGAATGCGGCGGTGGTTGCGGCGTACACGCCCTGGCTGATCGGCCAGGACCCGCGCCAGACGGAAAAGCTCTGGGCGATCCTCTACAACGCGCTGCGCGATCAGGGGCAGCGCGGGCTTGCGATTACCGCCCTTTCCGGCATCGATATCGCGCTCTGGGATATCAAGGGCAAACATTATCGTGCCTCCGTCTCCATGCTGCTTGGCGGGCGCTGGCGCGAGAGCGTGCGCGCCTATGCGACCGGCAGCTTCAAGCGCGATGGCGTCGACCGGGTCTCCGACAATGCGCTGGAGATGGCCGAGCGCCGGGCGCAAGGCTTCCATGCCTGCAAGATCAAGATCGGCTTCGGCATCGAGGAAGACCTGCGTGTCATTCGTGCCGTGCGCGAGGCGATCGGCGACGAGATGCGACTGATGATCGACGCCAACCATGGCTACACCGTCACCGAGGCGATCCGGCTTGGCAAGGCGGCGGCCGACTACGACATCGACTGGTTCGAGGAGCCGGTCGTGCCGGAACAGCTTTCCGCCTATCGCGCGGTCAGGGCCGGCCAGCCGATCCCGGTTGCCGGCGGCGAGACCTGGCATGGCCGCTATGGCATGTGGCCGGCGATCGAAAGCCGTGCCGTCGATATCCTGCAGCCGGATCTCTGCGGCTGCGGCGGTTTTTCCGAGATGGCGAAGATCACGAGCCTTGCGACGCTGCACGGCGTTGGCATCGTGCCGCATGTCTGGGGCACGGGCGTGCATATCGCTGCCGCGCTGCAGTTCATGGCGGCGATGACGCCGGATCCGGTGCGGGTCAACCCGATCGAACCGATCCTGGAGTTCGACCGGACGGAAAACCCGTTCCGGCAGGCGGTGCTGAAGGCGCCGATCGAGGCGGTCGACGGTGTCGTTGCCATCCCCGATGCGCCCGGCCTTGGCATCGAGATCGATCGTGACGCGCTCGCCAGGTTCAAGATGCCCGAGACATGA
- a CDS encoding NAD-dependent epimerase/dehydratase family protein, with the protein MKRLLITGAAGALGRALRPRLALLAETIRLGDIAPADVTGPNEEWMHCDLAEPWAVDAMVAGCDGIVHLGGISVERPFDEVVTGNIVGLYNLYEAARAHGLPRIIFASSNHTIGYYPQTDRLGPDAPFRPDGLYGVSKCFGESLARLYFDKFGQEAALVRIGSCTTEPMDHRMLSTWFSHGDFASLIEAAFRSPVLGCPVIWGVSANDSCWWDNSHLTWLGWRAKDNAEAWREKIETNAAKPTPDKSMARFQGGAFTDNPIFKE; encoded by the coding sequence ATGAAACGCCTCCTGATCACGGGCGCGGCTGGCGCGCTTGGCCGCGCCTTGCGACCGCGACTGGCGTTGCTTGCCGAAACAATCCGTCTTGGCGACATCGCACCGGCTGATGTCACCGGCCCCAACGAGGAATGGATGCACTGCGATCTCGCCGAACCATGGGCCGTCGACGCGATGGTGGCGGGCTGCGACGGTATCGTGCATCTGGGTGGGATCTCCGTCGAACGCCCGTTCGACGAGGTTGTCACCGGCAACATCGTCGGCCTCTACAATCTCTACGAGGCCGCCCGCGCCCATGGCTTGCCCCGCATCATCTTTGCAAGTTCAAACCACACGATCGGCTACTATCCGCAGACTGATCGACTTGGGCCCGATGCACCGTTTCGCCCCGACGGGCTCTATGGTGTGTCCAAATGCTTCGGTGAATCGCTCGCCCGCCTGTACTTCGACAAGTTCGGACAGGAGGCAGCACTGGTGCGCATCGGCTCCTGTACAACTGAGCCGATGGACCATCGGATGCTGTCGACCTGGTTTTCTCATGGCGATTTCGCATCGCTGATCGAAGCCGCTTTCCGCTCCCCAGTGCTTGGTTGCCCAGTCATTTGGGGCGTTTCAGCAAACGACAGCTGCTGGTGGGACAATTCGCATCTGACTTGGCTCGGCTGGAGGGCGAAAGACAACGCCGAGGCCTGGCGCGAGAAAATCGAAACGAACGCGGCGAAACCAACCCCCGACAAATCAATGGCGCGCTTTCAAGGCGGTGCCTTTACCGACAATCCTATCTTCAAGGAGTGA
- a CDS encoding aldehyde dehydrogenase (NADP(+)) — MTFTPHGKHLVAGEWIATEQTFSSEPAHGAAFDFSVGTPDLVDRAAKSAEDAFWSYGHSSRKERAAFLETIADEIESRGAAITEIGSAESGLPPARLEGERGRTTGQLRLFAAHLEKADYLDRRHDEALPDRKPLPRPDIRLLQRPVGPVAVFGASNFPLAFSTMGGDTASALAAGCPVIVKGHSAHPGTSEVVAEAAHAAIRKQGLHPGVFSLIQGGRRDVGTGLVTHPLIKAVGFTGSLAGGRALFDLCAKRPEPIPFFGELGSVNPMFILPEAGKVRCEEIAKGWASSLTMGAGQFCTNPGIAVIAAGEAPAFAESVRAALSKIGAQVMLTDGIAKAYRDGRNRIASGSGVRDVFTSSCDRRNVTPNLFLVSARDWLANHTLSEEVFGPLGLIVTAESIEELVVVAQSFDGQLTATLHLNDGDTDLARQLMPILERKAGRLLVNGFPTGVEVCDAMVHGGPYPASTNFGATSVGTMAIRRFLRPVSYQNVPDGLLPADLLSD; from the coding sequence ATGACCTTCACCCCTCACGGCAAACACCTGGTTGCGGGCGAGTGGATCGCGACCGAGCAGACATTCAGCAGCGAACCGGCCCATGGTGCCGCGTTTGACTTTTCCGTCGGCACGCCGGATCTGGTCGACAGGGCCGCAAAATCGGCCGAGGATGCCTTCTGGTCCTATGGCCATTCAAGCCGGAAAGAGCGCGCGGCATTTCTAGAAACGATTGCCGATGAGATAGAAAGCCGCGGGGCGGCCATTACCGAGATCGGCAGTGCAGAAAGCGGTCTGCCGCCCGCCCGGCTAGAAGGAGAACGTGGACGCACCACCGGCCAGCTCCGACTTTTTGCAGCCCATCTCGAAAAGGCCGACTATCTCGACAGACGCCACGATGAAGCGCTGCCTGACAGAAAGCCCCTGCCGCGCCCCGACATCCGACTGCTTCAGCGACCTGTCGGTCCGGTTGCGGTGTTCGGTGCCTCCAATTTTCCGCTGGCTTTCTCGACAATGGGCGGCGATACCGCGTCGGCTCTTGCCGCCGGGTGCCCGGTCATCGTGAAGGGCCATTCAGCCCATCCTGGCACGAGCGAAGTGGTTGCCGAGGCTGCCCACGCAGCGATCAGGAAGCAAGGGCTTCACCCCGGCGTATTCTCACTCATCCAGGGCGGTCGCCGGGACGTCGGCACTGGCCTCGTTACACATCCCCTCATCAAGGCCGTCGGCTTTACCGGCTCGCTTGCGGGTGGCCGCGCGCTTTTCGACCTATGTGCGAAGCGCCCGGAACCAATCCCCTTCTTCGGCGAACTGGGTTCGGTCAACCCGATGTTCATCCTGCCCGAAGCCGGCAAGGTCCGCTGCGAGGAAATCGCCAAGGGTTGGGCAAGCTCGTTGACGATGGGCGCCGGACAATTCTGCACCAATCCAGGCATTGCCGTGATCGCAGCAGGCGAGGCGCCAGCGTTTGCGGAAAGCGTGCGTGCGGCGCTTTCGAAGATCGGCGCACAAGTGATGTTGACGGATGGAATTGCCAAAGCGTATCGCGATGGGCGCAATCGCATCGCCTCAGGCAGCGGCGTTCGCGACGTCTTCACATCCAGCTGCGATCGGCGCAACGTCACACCCAATCTCTTCCTCGTCTCTGCACGGGACTGGCTCGCCAACCATACGCTTTCAGAAGAAGTCTTCGGCCCGCTCGGCCTCATCGTCACGGCCGAAAGCATTGAAGAACTGGTCGTCGTCGCCCAGAGTTTCGATGGCCAGCTGACTGCAACTCTTCATCTCAACGACGGAGACACCGATCTTGCACGCCAACTTATGCCGATCCTGGAGCGCAAGGCCGGCCGTCTTCTCGTGAACGGATTTCCCACGGGCGTGGAAGTCTGCGACGCCATGGTTCATGGCGGGCCCTATCCGGCCTCTACGAATTTCGGCGCGACCTCGGTCGGAACTATGGCGATCCGCAGGTTTCTGAGGCCCGTATCCTATCAGAATGTACCTGACGGGCTTTTGCCTGCTGATTTGCTATCGGATTGA
- a CDS encoding ABC transporter ATP-binding protein, with amino-acid sequence MAKVQLKNLEKVYGNAFKAVHGINLDIEDGEFMVFVGPSGCAKSTTLRMVAGLEEISGGEVVIGDQRVNDLPPGKRSIAMVFQNYALYPHMKVRGNLAFGLKIAGKPKAEIDAAIAHVAKILEIEPLLDRLPKQLSGGQAQRVALGRALIKKPGVFLFDEPLSNLDAKLRASMRVRITDLHRQLKAEGLSSTVIYVTHDQTEAMTMGDRICVMQAGHIMQVAAPKELYNRPANLFVAGFIGSPEMNLVDAELVDGHLSIGTQRLPLGSNLQARLSARPAEAVLGMRPQHLSLATDGPAFTAKLTNAEFMGHEVYLHADLEGRKLVSVVGAAEFEALGRSDLIRLRPDPRKLHVFDKTDGRNVSL; translated from the coding sequence ATGGCTAAGGTCCAATTGAAGAACCTCGAAAAGGTCTACGGCAACGCATTCAAGGCTGTGCACGGGATCAATCTCGATATCGAGGATGGCGAGTTCATGGTCTTCGTCGGTCCCTCTGGCTGCGCCAAGTCCACCACATTGCGCATGGTCGCGGGGCTCGAGGAGATTTCGGGAGGCGAGGTCGTGATCGGCGACCAGCGGGTTAACGACCTGCCGCCCGGCAAACGCTCCATCGCAATGGTGTTCCAGAACTATGCACTCTACCCGCACATGAAAGTGCGCGGCAATCTGGCCTTCGGGTTGAAGATTGCCGGCAAGCCGAAGGCGGAGATCGACGCGGCTATCGCTCACGTAGCCAAGATCCTTGAAATCGAGCCGTTGCTCGATCGGTTGCCGAAGCAGCTCTCCGGCGGCCAGGCTCAGCGCGTGGCGCTTGGGCGTGCATTGATCAAGAAGCCCGGCGTCTTCCTGTTCGACGAGCCGCTGTCCAACCTCGACGCCAAGCTGCGTGCCTCGATGCGGGTCCGCATCACCGACCTGCACCGCCAGCTCAAGGCCGAAGGCTTATCCTCAACGGTCATTTACGTGACACACGACCAGACCGAGGCGATGACGATGGGCGACCGCATCTGCGTCATGCAGGCGGGCCACATCATGCAGGTTGCCGCGCCGAAGGAGCTCTACAATCGCCCGGCGAACCTTTTTGTCGCTGGCTTCATCGGCAGCCCCGAGATGAACCTTGTCGATGCCGAACTTGTCGACGGGCATCTTTCGATCGGGACCCAGCGCCTGCCGCTCGGCTCCAACCTTCAAGCAAGGCTCTCGGCGAGGCCGGCAGAGGCGGTGCTCGGCATGCGCCCGCAGCACCTCTCACTCGCCACCGACGGCCCTGCGTTCACAGCGAAACTCACGAATGCCGAGTTCATGGGCCATGAAGTCTACCTTCACGCCGATCTCGAGGGTCGAAAGCTGGTGAGTGTAGTGGGCGCCGCCGAATTCGAGGCTCTTGGCCGCTCCGATCTGATCCGGCTGCGCCCCGACCCCAGAAAGCTTCATGTTTTCGACAAGACCGATGGCCGCAACGTGTCGCTTTGA
- the kdgD gene encoding 5-dehydro-4-deoxyglucarate dehydratase, producing the protein MNPEQIKAALGSGLLSFPVTHFDAEGRFAPDSYRAHVEWLAGYKAPVLFAAGGTGEFFSLKPDEIPGIVRAAKDVSGDTAIVSGCGYGTEMAVDIARSVERVGADGILLLPHYLIDAPQEGLYAHVKKICQSVGIGVMVYNRDNAVLQADTLARLCDECPNLIGFKDGTGDIGLVRQVTAKMGDRLMYLGGMPTAELFAEAYLGAGFTTYSSAVFNFVPGLANEFYAALRAGERATCERILNEFFYPFMAIRNRAKGYAVSAIKAGVRLQGFDAGPVRAPLKDLTEEEVAMLDALIGANKRQK; encoded by the coding sequence ATGAACCCTGAGCAGATCAAGGCCGCGCTTGGATCGGGCCTGCTTTCGTTCCCGGTGACGCATTTCGATGCGGAGGGTCGGTTTGCGCCGGACAGCTATCGGGCGCATGTCGAGTGGCTGGCCGGCTACAAGGCCCCGGTTCTGTTTGCGGCCGGTGGCACCGGCGAGTTCTTTTCGCTGAAGCCGGACGAGATCCCCGGCATCGTCAGGGCGGCCAAGGACGTTTCCGGCGACACGGCGATCGTCTCGGGCTGCGGCTATGGCACGGAGATGGCGGTCGACATCGCTCGTTCGGTCGAGCGCGTCGGTGCCGACGGCATCCTGCTTCTGCCGCACTATCTGATCGATGCGCCGCAGGAAGGGCTTTATGCCCATGTGAAGAAGATCTGCCAGTCGGTCGGCATCGGCGTCATGGTCTATAATCGCGACAACGCGGTGCTGCAGGCCGACACGCTTGCAAGGCTGTGCGACGAATGCCCGAACCTGATCGGCTTCAAGGATGGCACCGGCGACATCGGGCTGGTGCGCCAGGTCACCGCCAAGATGGGCGACCGGCTGATGTATCTCGGCGGCATGCCGACGGCGGAACTGTTTGCCGAGGCCTATCTCGGTGCCGGCTTCACCACCTATTCCTCGGCCGTCTTCAATTTCGTGCCGGGCCTTGCCAATGAATTCTATGCCGCCCTTCGCGCCGGCGAGCGCGCCACCTGCGAGCGCATCCTCAACGAGTTCTTCTATCCGTTCATGGCCATCCGCAACCGCGCCAAGGGCTATGCGGTGTCGGCGATCAAGGCCGGCGTGCGGCTGCAGGGTTTTGATGCCGGTCCGGTGCGTGCGCCGCTGAAAGACTTGACCGAGGAGGAAGTCGCCATGCTCGACGCGCTCATCGGTGCGAACAAGCGTCAGAAATGA
- a CDS encoding helix-turn-helix domain-containing protein, whose translation MDEIEGGILSAIPPAALTLNLTRAAIRMEHSQTWRIDKSNPVDDLVICLEGRGHYLVDGEPRVMEPGDAMLISRGQRFIGWSEGPETYLGLAQHFTLDIYGRHNLVEQMDLVPKLRLARWGLLEPLARHYRQSAPPSSVTLGQHHLFMVLLIAFIEDAFIGWRDHATYQPEGADAIDLAVMKAATMISANPLDPDIATKAVEASPYNRDYFLREFQKRVARTPRKYQELKRMERAMHFLEAGLSVSSAAAEVGYPDPYYFSRMFKRTLGLSPRDHMKRVRQSRDGGLMHLDEREQALVLADGLAGD comes from the coding sequence ATGGACGAAATTGAAGGTGGAATTCTCTCAGCTATTCCACCGGCGGCGCTGACGCTTAATCTGACCCGCGCTGCTATCCGGATGGAGCATTCGCAGACTTGGCGCATCGACAAGTCGAACCCGGTCGACGACCTCGTCATCTGCCTTGAAGGGCGCGGCCACTATCTGGTCGACGGCGAGCCACGCGTGATGGAGCCGGGTGATGCCATGCTGATTTCGCGCGGCCAGCGCTTCATCGGATGGAGCGAGGGACCGGAGACGTATCTTGGCCTCGCCCAGCATTTCACTCTTGATATTTACGGCCGCCACAACCTGGTCGAGCAGATGGATTTGGTGCCGAAGTTGAGACTGGCGCGGTGGGGGTTGCTTGAGCCGTTGGCGCGCCACTATCGTCAAAGCGCGCCGCCCTCTTCCGTGACGCTTGGCCAGCACCACCTGTTCATGGTTCTGTTGATCGCTTTCATCGAGGATGCGTTCATCGGGTGGCGAGACCATGCCACCTACCAGCCCGAGGGGGCAGACGCGATCGATCTCGCTGTCATGAAGGCCGCAACGATGATCTCCGCCAACCCGCTCGACCCGGATATTGCGACGAAAGCGGTTGAGGCATCACCCTACAATCGCGATTATTTCCTGCGGGAATTCCAAAAGCGCGTGGCGCGCACGCCGCGCAAGTACCAGGAACTGAAACGCATGGAGCGGGCGATGCACTTTCTCGAAGCAGGGCTTTCGGTTTCCTCTGCGGCCGCGGAAGTCGGCTATCCCGACCCCTACTACTTCTCACGCATGTTCAAGCGAACTCTGGGTCTCAGTCCACGCGATCACATGAAAAGGGTTCGCCAAAGCCGAGATGGCGGCCTCATGCACCTCGACGAGCGCGAACAGGCCCTGGTACTTGCCGACGGGCTTGCGGGCGACTAG
- a CDS encoding carbohydrate ABC transporter permease — protein sequence MTEFQALNDRVAARRARVRLISTAVRYVLLFSVGFVMLYPLIWLVGASFKTNSEIFSGAGFMPANPTADGYVKGWQTSTPYTFGRFFWNSFLIILPKVIGTAISCTMAAYAFARFDFPLKKILFGSVIAILLLPNVVTRIPQYILFRDLGWLDTFLPLWVPSAFAGDAFFVFMLVQFLRSLPADMEEAARVDGANSLQTLVYIVVPMLAPALISVCLFQFMWTMNDFLGPLIYLSSVDKYPVSLALKLSIDTTEAFEWNRILAMSVLTITPALVVFFAAQRYFIEGISSGGVKG from the coding sequence ATGACCGAGTTTCAAGCTCTCAACGATCGCGTGGCTGCACGCAGGGCAAGGGTCCGCCTGATCTCCACGGCGGTTCGCTATGTGCTTCTGTTTTCTGTTGGGTTCGTCATGCTCTACCCGCTGATCTGGCTGGTAGGCGCGAGTTTCAAGACGAATTCGGAGATCTTTTCTGGTGCTGGTTTCATGCCGGCAAATCCGACGGCTGACGGCTATGTAAAGGGCTGGCAGACGTCGACGCCCTATACGTTCGGCCGGTTCTTCTGGAATTCCTTCCTGATCATTCTGCCGAAGGTCATCGGTACGGCGATCTCATGCACGATGGCGGCTTATGCCTTCGCAAGGTTCGACTTTCCGCTGAAGAAGATCCTCTTCGGTTCGGTCATTGCCATCCTGCTTCTGCCAAATGTTGTAACCCGCATTCCGCAGTATATTCTCTTTCGCGATCTCGGCTGGCTCGACACGTTCCTGCCGCTCTGGGTACCTTCCGCCTTTGCGGGCGATGCCTTCTTCGTCTTCATGCTGGTGCAGTTCCTGCGCTCGCTTCCGGCGGATATGGAAGAGGCCGCTCGTGTTGACGGCGCAAACAGTCTCCAGACGCTGGTCTACATCGTCGTGCCGATGCTCGCGCCGGCGCTGATCTCTGTCTGCCTGTTTCAGTTCATGTGGACCATGAACGACTTCCTGGGACCGCTGATTTACCTGTCATCGGTCGACAAATATCCCGTGAGCCTCGCGCTCAAACTTTCCATCGACACCACCGAAGCCTTCGAATGGAACCGCATTCTCGCAATGTCGGTGCTGACGATCACGCCTGCCTTGGTCGTCTTCTTCGCTGCGCAACGGTACTTCATTGAAGGGATCTCCTCTGGGGGAGTCAAAGGCTGA
- the kduI gene encoding 5-dehydro-4-deoxy-D-glucuronate isomerase, which produces MLTVETRQAVNPDYARALDTEGLRKHFLAQDMFRPGEIRLVYTHYDRFVMGGAVPNGAALTLDRVEETKTPSFLDRREMGVVNIGEAGTVTAGDEIYALNRGDVLYLGAGSGAVTFAGRGRFYIVSCPAHRSLPARLVTLGESKEVKLGAMETSNKRTINQFIHPLVMESCQLVLGYTTLEDGSVWNTIPSHVHDRRMEAYLYFGMDEKSRVLHLMGEPQQTRHLFIANEEGAISPPWSIHSGAGIGSYTFIWAMAGDNVDYTDMDFIQPADLR; this is translated from the coding sequence ATGCTGACCGTCGAAACAAGGCAGGCCGTTAATCCGGACTATGCGCGAGCGCTCGATACAGAAGGCCTGCGTAAGCATTTCCTGGCGCAGGATATGTTCCGGCCCGGTGAGATCCGGCTGGTCTACACGCACTACGATCGCTTCGTTATGGGAGGTGCCGTTCCTAACGGTGCTGCGCTGACGCTCGATCGGGTCGAGGAAACGAAGACGCCGTCCTTCCTTGACCGGCGCGAAATGGGTGTCGTGAACATCGGTGAGGCCGGTACGGTGACAGCCGGTGATGAGATATACGCGCTCAACCGCGGCGATGTGCTCTATCTCGGGGCCGGTTCTGGTGCGGTGACGTTTGCCGGACGCGGACGTTTCTACATCGTCTCCTGCCCGGCGCACCGCAGCCTGCCGGCGCGGCTTGTGACACTCGGTGAAAGCAAGGAGGTCAAGCTTGGCGCGATGGAAACCTCCAACAAGCGGACCATCAATCAGTTCATCCACCCGCTCGTGATGGAAAGCTGCCAGCTCGTGCTCGGCTACACAACGCTCGAAGACGGCTCCGTTTGGAACACGATCCCCTCCCACGTGCATGATCGCCGCATGGAGGCCTATCTCTATTTCGGTATGGACGAAAAATCTCGCGTGCTCCATCTGATGGGTGAGCCACAGCAGACGAGGCATCTGTTTATCGCCAACGAGGAAGGCGCGATCTCGCCGCCATGGTCGATCCACTCGGGCGCGGGCATCGGCTCTTATACCTTCATCTGGGCGATGGCCGGCGACAACGTCGATTACACGGATATGGATTTCATTCAACCGGCGGATCTGCGATGA
- the kduD gene encoding 2-dehydro-3-deoxy-D-gluconate 5-dehydrogenase KduD, which yields MKNLFSLEGHKALVTGANAGLGQAIAVGLAQAGAEVVCAARRAPDETLALIDKAGGRATALALDFANPMAATGVFAGAEFDILVNNAGIIRRADAVDFSEADWDAVMDVNLKALFFTTQAFAKELLAKGMSGKVVNIASLLSFQGGIRVPSYTAAKHGVVGVTKLLANEWASKGINVNAVAPGYIETNNTEALRADPERSKAILERIPAGRWGRSEDIAGATVFLSSAAANYIHGAVLNVDGGWLAR from the coding sequence ATGAAAAATCTCTTTTCTCTTGAAGGACATAAGGCTCTCGTCACAGGGGCGAATGCTGGTCTTGGCCAAGCGATCGCAGTTGGCCTGGCTCAGGCGGGCGCTGAGGTTGTCTGCGCCGCGCGCAGGGCGCCCGACGAGACCCTTGCGCTCATCGACAAGGCCGGGGGAAGGGCGACTGCACTGGCGCTTGATTTCGCCAATCCGATGGCGGCAACCGGAGTATTTGCCGGTGCGGAATTCGACATTCTCGTCAACAACGCCGGAATCATCCGTCGCGCTGACGCGGTTGATTTTTCCGAAGCTGATTGGGATGCAGTCATGGATGTCAACCTCAAGGCACTGTTCTTCACGACCCAGGCTTTTGCCAAGGAGCTGCTTGCGAAGGGCATGTCCGGCAAGGTGGTCAACATCGCGTCGCTGCTTTCCTTCCAGGGCGGAATTCGCGTACCGTCCTACACCGCCGCCAAGCATGGCGTTGTGGGCGTCACGAAGCTTCTCGCCAACGAATGGGCGTCAAAAGGCATCAACGTCAATGCGGTTGCGCCCGGCTATATCGAGACCAACAACACCGAGGCTCTAAGGGCAGATCCTGAACGTAGCAAGGCAATACTCGAGCGGATTCCGGCGGGCCGCTGGGGGCGCTCCGAAGACATTGCGGGTGCGACCGTGTTTCTGTCTTCGGCGGCTGCGAACTACATCCATGGTGCGGTGTTGAATGTCGATGGCGGTTGGCTGGCGCGCTAA
- a CDS encoding carbohydrate ABC transporter permease, which produces MKGHRLLGLGYLAPYIIGLLIFTAIPFIGSFYLSFTSYDLMSEPRWTGVANYERLFTRDRTFIKSLNVTLLYVFITVPLKLAFALFIAAILNHRLKFIGLFRTAFYVPSILGGSIAIAVLWRYVFASQGLANMALSTLGIAPVDWFGDPVNALFTITLLRCWQFGSAMVIFLAALQSIDKSLYEAAAIDGAGKVRTFFWITLPLLTPVIFFNLIMQMVQAFQEFNGPYIITQGGPLKATYLLPLYIYDEAFKKFNMGYASSIAWVLFAIITVLTLVAFWSSKKWVYYAGDKRS; this is translated from the coding sequence ATGAAAGGGCATCGTCTTTTAGGGCTTGGCTATCTGGCGCCCTACATTATCGGCCTCTTGATCTTCACGGCCATTCCGTTCATCGGCTCATTCTATCTCAGCTTCACGAGTTACGACTTGATGAGCGAGCCGCGCTGGACAGGTGTCGCCAACTACGAGCGGCTGTTTACCCGCGACCGGACTTTCATCAAGTCGCTGAACGTAACGCTGCTTTACGTGTTCATTACCGTGCCTTTGAAGCTCGCCTTTGCGCTCTTCATCGCTGCAATTCTAAACCACAGGTTGAAATTCATCGGTCTTTTTCGAACGGCGTTCTATGTGCCTTCAATCCTTGGGGGGTCGATCGCGATTGCCGTTTTGTGGCGTTATGTCTTCGCTTCGCAGGGCCTTGCGAACATGGCGCTTTCGACCCTTGGTATCGCGCCCGTCGATTGGTTCGGCGATCCCGTGAATGCGCTTTTCACCATCACGCTGCTGCGCTGTTGGCAGTTCGGCTCGGCCATGGTGATCTTTCTTGCCGCCCTTCAATCGATCGACAAGTCACTTTATGAAGCGGCCGCCATCGACGGCGCCGGCAAAGTGCGCACCTTCTTCTGGATCACCCTACCGCTGCTAACGCCGGTTATTTTCTTCAACTTGATCATGCAGATGGTTCAGGCGTTCCAGGAGTTTAACGGCCCTTACATCATCACCCAGGGCGGCCCACTCAAGGCGACCTATCTGCTGCCGCTCTACATTTATGACGAGGCTTTCAAGAAGTTCAACATGGGCTACGCCTCGTCTATCGCCTGGGTGCTCTTCGCCATCATCACTGTGCTGACCCTTGTTGCCTTCTGGTCCTCCAAGAAGTGGGTCTATTACGCCGGCGACAAGAGGAGCTGA